DNA sequence from the Leptospiraceae bacterium genome:
AGAAATAAAATCAATAGCAAGGTGTTAAAAAAAATAAAACTTCCTTTCCTTGCAGCTCTCGAGCATAATCATAAAGTTTATATATTTAGTTATAAGCCTTCCGGAAAAAGCGGAAACTGGACTCTCACTGTAAAAAATAAAAAAGACTGGGAAAATGAGTCTGTGATCCTGTCAGCCCTTGATTCGGTAGCCTTCCTTAAAGATAAACTTAAAGCTCAAATCTTTTTTAACAGGGAAGGAATGGATTTATATCGAATCATTTCCTTGAAGTATAAACACGCTTCTGTGGGCCTTTTTTACTCTTTTTTAAACCCTTCAACTTCCGAAAAAAAATTTACCTTAACACCTATTTCCGGACTATGCGGAACAGAAACCTTCCCGACTATTAAATACCTGAGTCCTGATTATTTTGAAGGAACCAGGCTTTTCCCGGATAAGCATCGTTTGCATATCTGGGATTTTCCTCTTGAACCGGCAACTGAAAGAAAAGGAGATTATTCCTGGAATTGTGGAAAAGAAGGAACGATTTCCCTTAAGCGTTTACAAAGAAGGATGGATTATCGAATTGTACCGGAAAGCCTTTTAACAACTTATCGAAGCCTTCCTATTCAGAAGGAACTGCACCTCACACCCGATTTTTATGACTGGACGGATTTCTGGTTTCAGAAGGGAGTGAATCATTTGTATTATATTCCGGTTTTAGAAAAAAGTAAGAATTCTCTTGAGCTTTTAGAAATTATGAAAAAACCGATTCAAAAGGAAGAAGACTGGATACGTTTTCAAGAGCAAGCCAGACAAACAGGGTATCAGGTACTTTCTATTACTCGAACGATGCAATAGGGGTTTCTTGGAAATTCTTGACAGAAAAAGAATTAGCTTATTAAGGTGAATAATAAATTATGGGGGGTATTGAACATTAATAAATTTAACTTATGTAGATTAGAACACTTGCAAACAAATAGGATTACTCTTTTTTAGGGAAACCTGGCGGAATTAATTGTAAATGTTAACCTTTGGCTTTTTTATCATCCTGCTCCTCCTTTTTATGAATGGTTTTTTCGTAGCCAGCGAATTCGCATTTGTTTCCACAAGACCCTCTAAGATTGAAGATTTTATCAAAGAAAATAAACCCCTCGCTCTTGTAGCCAAAAAGGCCCTGGGTAAGATTAATGATATTCTTGCCGTTTGTCAGGTAGGAATCACGATTTCCAGCCTTCTCATTGGCTGGCTATCGGTTGAATTTGTGGCTCATCTGGTTCAGGTAATTCTGAAAAAGTATCCATTACTTACGATTCCTTCATCAAGCATCTATTCGATTTCCATTGCCTTTGCCCTGGTAATCATTGTTTTCATGCATGTTATTTTGGGAGAAACCCTCCCCAAGTCTTTTGCGATGCGAAACCCGGAAAGCATGGCTTTAAAACTCTCCCTGCCTTTATTCTTTTTTTATTATTTATTTTGGCCTATTACATTTATTGTAAAATTTCTTTTAAACCGTCTTCTGGGGGTTTTACAATTACCTGAAGTAACTCCTAATACACATTCAGTAGAAGACCTAAAGTTACTACTGGAAGAACATAATAAGCAGAAAAACCTGGAAAATACGGATTTAAAACTTATCCAAAAAACCATCGCATTTTCTAACAAGGAAGCAAGGGAAGTTATGACCCACAGAACCGTGATGGAAGGGATTTCTTACGATGTTAAAATTAAAGATATTGTGGATACAATTGCCAGGAATAATTTTTCTCGTTATCCTGTATTTGAAAAAACGATAGATAATAT
Encoded proteins:
- a CDS encoding HlyC/CorC family transporter, with amino-acid sequence MLTFGFFIILLLLFMNGFFVASEFAFVSTRPSKIEDFIKENKPLALVAKKALGKINDILAVCQVGITISSLLIGWLSVEFVAHLVQVILKKYPLLTIPSSSIYSISIAFALVIIVFMHVILGETLPKSFAMRNPESMALKLSLPLFFFYYLFWPITFIVKFLLNRLLGVLQLPEVTPNTHSVEDLKLLLEEHNKQKNLENTDLKLIQKTIAFSNKEAREVMTHRTVMEGISYDVKIKDIVDTIARNNFSRYPVFEKTIDNIVGIIHVQSYFQWLKNPKRNRNATIQSIMQTPVFVPETLSLENILQKMRSAKQHMTIVVDEYGGVAGLLTLEDIIEEIFGSIEDETDDAEDTPIHDMKPNSFVISGEAELSELSDILEGEDMEEYKDVRTIAGLFLEKHQDMPREGSMVTIKTGSLTVEKMEGNKIIDIRYDFAPVNVVPIQEEYD